The sequence CTATGCTTCCCGTTAGAGGAGGTGAGGGCTATTGATGCTCCAATTAATACAAGTATTGGCTTAATACAAGCAGTGACCAGTTTCTTCGATTTTCTTGTGATGTCGTTCCTGTTATTAGCACCTATGCTAATGCTGGGGCTATTTCTCTCTGGTCTGATTCACGTATTTATCTCGCGTGATGCTATTCTGCGATGGTTGCGCGAAGATAGCCTGAAATCCGTGAGTACGAGTGCGGCTGTTGGCGTGCCCGTGCCGCTTTGCAGTTGCTCGGTTGTGCCAGTGGTTGCCGAGATGCGCAATAAGGGCGCGTCCCGTTCGTCCTGTATGTCTTTTTTGATTACGGCGCCGGAAACAGGTGCGGACTCGATTCTGGTCACGAATGCGTTTTTTGGCTTCATCGCTGCTATTGTCAGGCCCTTCATCAGTTTTATTACTGCGGTCGTCGCCGGTATTTTTTGCATCGGTCTCATAAGAGATGATAGCGACGAGGCCAGGGCGAGAGAGCACGATCACGATCATGGGCACGACCATGACCACGATCATGGGCACGACCATGACCACGACCATGATCACGATCATGGGCACGGCCATAGTCACGACCACGACCACGGACACGAGCCTCTGGTGCCCGGAAGCGACGATTGCTATGTCAGTCCCTCACAGTTGAAGGCGTTGTTTTATTCCTGGTTGAAGGGGCTTACCGAAGCGGTTAGCCAGCATAAATTCGGATCGTGGGTGAAACCGGACTTTTATCGCGACATGATCCCGGCTGAGGATAAGCAGACTTCAGAGGATGATCCATCTAAATATAAACACGATTTGGATTTTAAGGAGATCGTCAAGCATATTTTCCGCTACGGCTTTGTGGAAATAGCGGACGATATTTTGTTTGCGCTGCTCGTGGGTGTCGCACTGGGAGGCGTGCTCTATCTGGCGATTCCGAGCGATTTGATGTCAAATGAGTATGCGCGCTGGTTGTCTTATCCCGTTATGGTGCTGGTTGGCGTTCCGCTCTATATCTGTGCATCTGCGAGTACTCCAATAGCTGCCGCGCTGGTTGCCAAGGGATTTAGTCCTGGAGCGGCGATGATTTTTCTTATGACCGGCCCGGCGACTAATACGGGTACTATCGCGATTATCGTCAGTCAGTTCGGGGCGCGCTTTGCGACTATCTATGTGTCATCGGTGATTGCTGTTACCGTTGCTCTGGGTATTGTAATCGATATTATACTTCTCGGCATCGGCGTGACGGTTCCTCTGTATCTCGGTCCTTCGGAGT is a genomic window of Gemmatimonadota bacterium containing:
- a CDS encoding SO_0444 family Cu/Zn efflux transporter; this encodes LCFPLEEVRAIDAPINTSIGLIQAVTSFFDFLVMSFLLLAPMLMLGLFLSGLIHVFISRDAILRWLREDSLKSVSTSAAVGVPVPLCSCSVVPVVAEMRNKGASRSSCMSFLITAPETGADSILVTNAFFGFIAAIVRPFISFITAVVAGIFCIGLIRDDSDEARAREHDHDHGHDHDHDHGHDHDHDHDHDHGHGHSHDHDHGHEPLVPGSDDCYVSPSQLKALFYSWLKGLTEAVSQHKFGSWVKPDFYRDMIPAEDKQTSEDDPSKYKHDLDFKEIVKHIFRYGFVEIADDILFALLVGVALGGVLYLAIPSDLMSNEYARWLSYPVMVLVGVPLYICASASTPIAAALVAKGFSPGAAMIFLMTGPATNTGTIAIIVSQFGARFATIYVSSVIAVTVALGIVIDIILLGIGVTVPLYLGPSESTTIQLIQWVSAFALIALIIWRFSAGAFKSGYEDLLLNIRPVAEPCKEFWGRVTRNRSFMGIITPSTPLGMTFYGLLIALFLGSGFTVIPPGHVGYGRLFGAVYWRDLQPGLHYLAPRPFVQVDKWPVKEVKYITNSNAYELISGDLNILSLTINAQYRVKEPYTYHYQIQNPRQIIEDAIKDHLREFISARNLDHLLSVHRATLEQHIRDLFAGTVEQSRPVFESIELIDVNLVSINPVAETMSAFREISSSQEDRERIIINAQRFLTSLVPRAHGNAIYELEQANGEAFRKVTTSAAEADAIRVVAIAVKRAPNVLQTMLWREKLETALSGNAKIIVPNKRSLEKVALWKNKSANTNAQPR